A segment of the Rattus rattus isolate New Zealand chromosome 4, Rrattus_CSIRO_v1, whole genome shotgun sequence genome:
AAGGCTACAGGACTGGGCACGTGAGTGCTACAAAGAGGAATATGGCAGGTCCTGGGAGGGAAACGGGGAAACAGGACTGTCTTAGTTAAAGTTTCTattaccatgaccaaaaagcaggttgggggaggaaaaggtttatttggcttacaattccagatcATAATCCCTCATTGGATGGCATTGGGaccggaactcaagcagggctggaacctggaggcaggagctgatgcagaggccatggaggatgctgcttattggcttgcttttcGTGATTTCCTCAGCCTGCCCTTGGATTGGGTGGGCTCATAATTACCTATAATTCCATTTCCGGGATATCTGTCACCTGTAgcctctatgggcacctgcactcatgtggaTGCCTTCCATATGCACATAGTTACAatgaagtctttttaaaaactaagaaaacactCGACCAAGCAGACCTTTAGGATTCTGAAGAGCGTCTCGACGGCTCCTCTGGTCTGGGTGCATTTAGGGTCCGGTAAAGGGAGGCAGTCAGCTCTCCTAACCCAAGGGTCTGGTTCCTTCTCTCTGTAGACTGGGCCACCTTTGCCGTGGGTCCAGGCCATGGAGTTCAGCTGCGCTCGGGTCGCCTGCTTGTTCCCGCTTACACCTATCATGTGGACCGTCGGGAGTGTTTTGGCAGGATCTGCTGGACCAGTCCCCACTCCTTGGCTTTCTACAGTGATGACCATGGGATCTCCTGGCATTGCGGAGGCCTTGTGCCCAACCTACGCTCTGGAGAGTGCCAACTGGCTGCGGTGGATGGAGACTTCCTCTACTGTAATGCCCGGAGCCCTCTGGGTAACCGTGTGCAGGCACTGAGTGCTGATGAAGGCACTTCCTTCCTACCAGGGGAGCTGGTGCCTACGTTGGCTGAGACTGCTCGCGGCTGCCAGGGTAGCATTGTGGGcttcccagctcctccttccATCGGTCCTCAGGATGACCCGTGGTTAGCGAGTCCTGGGAACACCCCGCATTCCCCACGCTTCGATCTCAGAGTACGGGAGTCTTTGGCGGAAGGTGCCAGAGGTTTTGTTGAAGGTTGGGCGTCTAGGTTGTTTCTCTGCTACCCACAGTCCCGGGGCCCAGAGAATCATGGCCGAGAGCCTGGGCCAGATGGAGACAAAACATCCTGGACCCCGGAACTCCCCATGTCCTCTGCTTCCGTGCGTCAGAGCTCCACATGGCTGCTATATTCCCACCCAGCAGGGCGTAGAGCTCGGCTCCACATGGGAATCTACCTGAGCCGATCCCCCTTGGACCCTCACAGCTGGACAGAGCCCTGGGTAATCTATGAAGGCCCCAGTGGCTACTCTGACCTTGCCTTCCTTGGGCCTGTGCCTGGGGCATCCCTGGTTTTTGCCTGCCTGTTTGAGAGCGGGACCAGGGCTTCCTACGAAGacatttctttttgcttgttctCACTGGCTGATGTCCTGGAGAATGTACCCACTGGCTTAGAGAGATCCAGTCTCAGGGATAAGCCTCAGGGGCATTGCTGGCCCTCTTGACGGCCTGGCCCTCTGGCAggcacttggggaggaagggtagATTATATAGAGAAGGTTAGGGACAGGTCAGCCTGACCCTAGGACGAACAgagctctgtctcctgactggCTGGTGGGGGTGACTCAGTGGGCAGCCAGTTGCTTTCTGAGTGCCCGTGAGAAATAAAGGGGTTGTgctttgacttttctttctgtatcaaAGTTCGGGTGCGGGTACTTTAGCTCACCGCTCTGATCACCACGCACATCTCCCACCGGCACCTTGCTCGGCTTTCACATCCCAAGGGTGCCCGGCAGGGGTGAGGGTAGTGGACCTCACCGCGCTGGGACAGTGGACATCACCACACCGCTTTCCACTACCCTCTGTGTGCCAACCTCAGCCAGTTTGATATGTGCTGATGACCGAGGGCTGTTTACTTTCTGGATTTCCTGCAggagaagcaggttggggagcgAGCCTCCCCAGCCAGTGGGGACAGAGTTTGACTCGAGCAGCGATCACGTCTGAGGACCTGCTCCGTGGGTCCACTTCTTTACCCTTCTCTGGAGAGGGCTCTTGTTCTATCAGAGCTGTTCCCTcggttctctttctttttccttttcaagacagggtttctttgtgtagccctggttgtcctggaactcactctgtaaaccaggctggccttgaactcaaagctgcatctgcctctgcttcccaagtgctgtgattaaaggcatgtgctactaccGCCTGGTGCCCTCTTGTATTTCTTATTAGAGTCCTAATTTCTGATTATAAAAACAATCTGTGGGGGCCTGGGGTGACGGCTTACTCAGTAAAGCATTTGCCATGGAGTCAGAGGAATCTGAGTTCTGTTTTTAGCATCGCATAAAAAGCCCAATTTGGTGGCATACTTGTAGTCTCAGCATGGAGAGGCAGAGATAAATAAATCCCCCCAAGAGATCTCTGATCAGACAGCTTGGTCTAATTGGCACATTccaggaccctgcctcaaagtaccgagttgatctctgacctctgaAAATATAGgatacacacccatgcatgcacactttcttacaaaattaaaaacaaaacaaaacaaaacccaggtaCATGGTCATTTTAGAAAATTAGAAGATTTAGAAAGCcatacgttaaaaaaaaaaaaaaacccgcaaGAAAAATCTTTACTGCTCTGGGTATTGTCCACAATAAACCACTGTGTTCCTTGACTAAGCCTTGGGCTGGGCACTGTTTTGAGGTGGGTCCCATTATCTCCAGGTAGTAGAGCTTTGTACCCACTAACTGGGGCTTAAAAccatctaagaccatcagaagcTACTGACTCACCTGCCTCAGCAGAGCATAGCATGAAGGTCAGGATCAGGTCTCCTCCCTGGGTTGCCTGAAATCCAGTGGCCCCTGAACTCCGAGGTCCTCAAGCTCTGGTGAACCACTAAGGACTGTGAGAGAGTTCCTGTGACTGTGGCCCTGAAGGGTAGGGAAGGAGGATGTGCGTAGACTTAGGGCAGGGTCTCTTTACTGTTAATAGCACTTTGCCATGTGCTATAGACTGGGTGAACTTAAACGGAAGGAGGTTGATATTGGTTCCCACTTCTTGGGGGTCATGGTTGAGCAGTTGTGTCTGCTGATGGTCTTCTTGATGGTAGATCGTGAGGTAGTTGAAGATATGACATggtgagattctctctctctctctctctctctctctctctctctctgtgtgtgtattctcggtgttatctatctatctatctatctatctatctatctatctatctatctatctatctatctatctatgtatctatccatccatccatccatccatccatccatccatccatccatccatccatccatccatccatctagaggctgaagagatagcttagtggttaagaacatttgctgctcttgcatagtcctgggtttggttctcagcacccacatggcagctcacaacaaccCAGAAATCCAGTTTCAGgcgatccaactccctcttctggctttcatgggtaCCACATGCAGGTGGTATTAAGATAAACAAGCAAGACACCCTGGcgcataaaaagaaacaaaattttaaaatttattattgttgttgttattgtttattattgttgttgttattgtttattattattattattattattattattaattattgttattagtggtggtatgtgcacatgtgcataccacAGGATGAATGCCTGTAGAGGTTATAGAAGAACTTTGTGgccacttttatgtgggttccagttATTGAACTGCCAAGCTTgtcctacctgctgagccatctcactctcTTACCAACCCTCTCTCCATATTCTAATGGAGCTGCCGAGTTTCAGCCCTGGGGGATATGCTTCAAAGGCTGTCTTATCCCCATCACCTCTTTGTGGGCTCTTGAGACCCATAGTACCTTACAGTGGAGGGAGGTAAATGTGTCCCCACAGCTTCTGCCTTCCCATCTACCTCACCTCTGGCCCCTCACCATCACTCAGAGCATCACTGCTTCCCCTCCTGAGCCCAGGCTTCCCCGGCACTGCATGTTCTGTGAGCATCCTGAGTGATATGTAGCTCTCTAGCTTCTGTGATCAGGTGGAAAAGTGCCCACTGAAGACagccctgccctgctccctgcACCTGTAAAATGTGACCTTGATGGCAAAAGGATTTTCAGAAAACTGAAGGGAAGCTGGGTTACCTGAACAGGTCCAGAGTAACAGGGACGTAATAAAAGGGGCCAAAGAATAGGGGATTTGGAGCTGGGTTTGAAGAGAGGAGATAAGCTGaccactccccatccccaaagtctgcaggagtcatttctcttGATTCTTAGTATTAGCCCAAGGACCAGTGTCAGATTCTGGTGTTCAACATGTTCCGTAAGTCTGTTGTCTGGAACGCAACTGTGTTTCAGGTTTGAGAAGCAGTGGCCACGAGACATGGTTGTGTGTAGCCAGAAATAGTTGCTGTCCATTTTCTGTATGAGATACAGTTAGAGCTCATCACGGATCACAGATAAAGGGTAGCAATGCCCCACCCCCGTCTTCCCTAGCTAGAAGCTGTGCACTGAAAACAGCTGTGTGTCCCTTCTCTCACTTCTGTCACTAAGTGTCAGAGAAATCCAGCTTAAAGGAAAGCTTTATGCTGAGCCATGGTTTCAGGTTTTGGTTCAAGGTACCCTGGCTCCATCGCCTTTGGGCTCTTGACAAGGCAAGGCATCATGGCGGGAGGCATCAGAGAGGAAGGCATCACACATGATGGTGGCCATCAAGGAGAGAGAGATACTAGGACTGGGACCAAAGTCTAGCCTGGTAGGGCACAGCCCTATGACCCACACCCTCTAACGATGCCCACTTCCTACGCCTACCACTTCCCAGCAATTAGATCATGGATCCATTGATAAGGTCAGTTCTTGTGATCCAGACACTTCCCCAAAGTGTACCTCTGAGCATCACTATGGACATGGTGTCTAGCATATCAATTTTGGGGGACATTTTCTATACAAACCATGGCGTATGAGAGTGGTAAATTTTATGCATACCTTACCACAATGAAAATTTGTAGGAAAACCAGCATAGCACATTCTACAACGTAGACATACTGTAATTGTTCAGCAAGTCTTTACTCTAAGATGTCCAGGTTGTTTTTGATGTTTCTGCTTGAAAACATCCTGGAGCATGGATCCTTACAAACAGACTTACTTGCATTTCTGTAGGACAGATTCCCACACGCAGGACATGCTGAGCACAAGTCGCTAGAactttataatttgtttttattttatgtgcattggtatttggcctgcacatatgtctgccTGGAGACTGAAGTGCCTGGCACAAAGCCCAGCCCCACCAGAATGACTGTTTAACTTCACAGGACCCGTCCCCACTC
Coding sequences within it:
- the Neu4 gene encoding sialidase-4 isoform X2 — translated: MNPCPVLDEHSGTIFLFFIAVRGHTPEAVQIATGKNAARLCCVTSCDAGLTWGSVRDLTEEAIGAALQDWATFAVGPGHGVQLRSGRLLVPAYTYHVDRRECFGRICWTSPHSLAFYSDDHGISWHCGGLVPNLRSGECQLAAVDGDFLYCNARSPLGNRVQALSADEGTSFLPGELVPTLAETARGCQGSIVGFPAPPSIGPQDDPWLASPGNTPHSPRFDLRVRESLAEGARGFVEGWASRLFLCYPQSRGPENHGREPGPDGDKTSWTPELPMSSASVRQSSTWLLYSHPAGRRARLHMGIYLSRSPLDPHSWTEPWVIYEGPSGYSDLAFLGPVPGASLVFACLFESGTRASYEDISFCLFSLADVLENVPTGLERSSLRDKPQGHCWPS
- the Neu4 gene encoding sialidase-4 isoform X1, with amino-acid sequence MGPAHVPKRTVLFQRERTGLTYRVPALLCVPPRPTLLAFAEQRLSPDDSHAHRLVLRRGTLTRGSVRWGVLSVLETAVLEEHRSMNPCPVLDEHSGTIFLFFIAVRGHTPEAVQIATGKNAARLCCVTSCDAGLTWGSVRDLTEEAIGAALQDWATFAVGPGHGVQLRSGRLLVPAYTYHVDRRECFGRICWTSPHSLAFYSDDHGISWHCGGLVPNLRSGECQLAAVDGDFLYCNARSPLGNRVQALSADEGTSFLPGELVPTLAETARGCQGSIVGFPAPPSIGPQDDPWLASPGNTPHSPRFDLRVRESLAEGARGFVEGWASRLFLCYPQSRGPENHGREPGPDGDKTSWTPELPMSSASVRQSSTWLLYSHPAGRRARLHMGIYLSRSPLDPHSWTEPWVIYEGPSGYSDLAFLGPVPGASLVFACLFESGTRASYEDISFCLFSLADVLENVPTGLERSSLRDKPQGHCWPS